From the genome of Kryptolebias marmoratus isolate JLee-2015 linkage group LG19, ASM164957v2, whole genome shotgun sequence, one region includes:
- the LOC108233349 gene encoding prolyl endopeptidase isoform X1, with translation MIYTFHAIISKLPLRSLSKLSVLRHSRSLTSVMAFQYPQAYRDEAVVDDYHGVKVPDPYSWLEDPDSEKTQAFVNAQNQLTLPFLEQCEVRDLFKERMTELYDYPKYSCPFKRGSRYFHFYNTGLQNQSVMYVQESLDAEPTVFLDPNTFSDDGTVALRGYAFSEDGEYLAYGTSASGSDWVEIHFLQVEGAVPLEDHLERVKFSCMSWTHDGKGLFYNSYPEQEGKSDGTETSTNLHQKLYFHVLGTPQSEDVLCAEFPDHPRWMCGAEVSDDGRYVLLLIREGCDPVNRLWYCDLETTPQGITGLLPWVKLIDNFDAEYEYVTNEGTLFTFKTNLDAPRYRLINIDFASPDQSNWKELIPQHDKDVIVFATCTYASYLFVCFLHDVKNVLKMYRLSSGEELRTFPLDVGSIVGFTGRKRDSEIFYYFTSFLSPAIIYHCDLTKDPLQPHIFREVTVKGFNPSDYQTTQIFYPSKDGTQIPMFIVHKKGIKLDGSHPGFLYGYGGFNISITPSYSVSRLIFVRHLGGVLAVANIRGGGEYGETWHKAGMLSSKQNCFTDFQCAAEYLIKEGYTSPSKLTINGGSNGGLLVAACVNQRPELFGCAVAQVGVMDMLKFHKFTIGHAWTTDFGCSEDKEQFGCLIKYSPLHNIHVPESNGVQYPAVLLLTGDHDDRVVPLHSLKYIATLQHVVGRNPRQTNPLFILVDTKSGHGAGKPTSKVIQEVADTYAFIARCLSLSWVK, from the exons ATGATTTACACTTTCCACGCCATAATATCAAAACTACCGCTTCGCTCACTGAGCAAACTTTCCGTGTTGCGCCACTCTCGAAGTCTAACCTCCGTAATGGCTTTTCAGTATCCGCAGGCTTACCGTGACGAGGCAGTT GTGGATGACTACCATGGCGTCAAAGTACCGGATCCATACAGCTGGTTGGAAGATCCTGACAGTGAAAAGACACAG GCTTTTGTCAACGCGCAGAACCAGCTGACGTTGCCGTTTTTAGAACAGTGTGAGGTGCGAGATCTGTTCAAGGAGCGGATGACTGAGCTGTACGACTATCCCAAGTACAGCTGTCCTTTTAAGAGGGGAAGCAG GTACTTTCACTTCTACAACACAGGCCTGCAGAACCAGAGTGTGATGTACGTGCAGGAGAGCCTAGATGCCGAGCCCACCGTCTTCTTGGatccaaacacattttctgatgATGGGACTGTTGCCCTTCGAG GATATGCATTTTCTGAGGATGGGGAGTACCTTGCGTACGGCACCAGTGCCAGCGGGTCTGACTGGGTGGAGATCCACTTCCTGCAGGTTGAGGGCGCCGTGCCCCTCGAGGACCACCTGGAGCGAGTCAAATTCAGCTGCATGTCCTGGACTCATGACGGGAAGGGTCTCTTCTACAATTCCTACCCCGAGCAAGAGGGCAAAAGTGACG GCACTGAGACGTCCACGAACCTGCACCAGAAGCTGTACTTTCATGTTTTGGGAACTCCGCAGTCTGAGGACGTCCTGTGTGCCGAGTTTCCGGACCATCCCAGATGGATGTGTGGAGCCGAG GTATCAGATGATGGGCGTTATGTGCTGCTGCTGATCAGAGAGGGCTGTGATCCCGTCAACAGACTGTGGTACTGTGACCTGGAGACAACTCCTCAGGGGATTACAG GACTTTTGCCGTGGGTGAAGCTCATCGACAACTTTGACGCTGAGTATGAATACGTGACCAACGAGGGCACGTTGTTCACCTTCAAGACCAACTTGGACGCCCCGCGTTACAGACTCATCAACATCGACTTTGCCTCTCCCGATCAGAGCAACTGGAAGGAGCTCATTCCTCAGCATGACAAGGATGTTATTG TGTTCGCCACCTGTACATACGCCAGctatctgtttgtgtgtttcctccACGATGTGAAGAATGTGTTGAAGATGTACCGTCTGAGCTCGGGGGAGGAGCTGAGGACCTTCCCCCTCGATGTCGGCTCTATAGTGGGCTTCACGGGACGAAAGAGGGACTCTGAGATCTTCTACTatttcacctcctttttatCCCCAG CAATTATTTACCACTGTGACCTAACCAAGGATCCGCTGCAGCCACACATCTTCAGAGAAGTCACCGTCAAAGGCTTCAACCCCTCCGACTACCAGACCACCCAG ATCTTCTATCCCTCCAAGGACGGCACTCAGATACCCATGTTTATTGTTCACAAGAAGGGAATCAAGCTGGATGGCTCCCATCCGGGGTTTTTGTACGGCTACGGGGGCTTTAACATCTCCATCACGCCGAGCTACAGCGTCTCTCGGCTCATTTTTGTTCGACATCTGGGAGGAGTTTTAGCCGTCGCCAACATCCGAGGAGGGGGGGAGTACGGGGAGACCTGGCACAAAG ctgGTATGCTCTCGAGCAAGCAGAACTGCTTCACAGACTTCCAGTGTGCGGCCGAGTACCTCATCAAGGAAGGCTACACGTCTCCTTCCAAGCTGACCATAAACGGAGGCTCGAACGGCGGCCTGCTCGTTG CGGCCTGTGTGAATCAGCGGCCCGAGCTGTTCGGCTGCGCTGTGGCTCAGGTGGGCGTCATGGACATGCTGAAGTTCCACAAGTTCACCATCGGCCACGCGTGGACCACAGACTTCGGCTGCTCGGAAGACAAAGAGCAGTTTGGTTGCCTCATCAA ATACTCCCCGCTGCATAACATCCACGTCCCCGAAAGCAACGGGGTGCAGTACCCCGCCGTGCTGCTGCTGACGGGGGACCACGACGACCGGGTGGTGCCTCTCCACTCTCTGAAATACATCGCCACCCTGCAGCACGTCGTGGGCCGCAACCCCAGGCAGACCAACCCCCTGTTCATCCTCGTGGACACAAAGTCGGGCCACGGAGCCGGCAAACCCACCAGCAAAGTCATCCAGGAGGTGGCAGACACCTACGCCTTCATCGCTCGCTGTCTCAGCCTCTCCTGGGTCAAATAA
- the LOC108233349 gene encoding prolyl endopeptidase isoform X2 → MTELYDYPKYSCPFKRGSRYFHFYNTGLQNQSVMYVQESLDAEPTVFLDPNTFSDDGTVALRGYAFSEDGEYLAYGTSASGSDWVEIHFLQVEGAVPLEDHLERVKFSCMSWTHDGKGLFYNSYPEQEGKSDGTETSTNLHQKLYFHVLGTPQSEDVLCAEFPDHPRWMCGAEVSDDGRYVLLLIREGCDPVNRLWYCDLETTPQGITGLLPWVKLIDNFDAEYEYVTNEGTLFTFKTNLDAPRYRLINIDFASPDQSNWKELIPQHDKDVIVFATCTYASYLFVCFLHDVKNVLKMYRLSSGEELRTFPLDVGSIVGFTGRKRDSEIFYYFTSFLSPAIIYHCDLTKDPLQPHIFREVTVKGFNPSDYQTTQIFYPSKDGTQIPMFIVHKKGIKLDGSHPGFLYGYGGFNISITPSYSVSRLIFVRHLGGVLAVANIRGGGEYGETWHKAGMLSSKQNCFTDFQCAAEYLIKEGYTSPSKLTINGGSNGGLLVAACVNQRPELFGCAVAQVGVMDMLKFHKFTIGHAWTTDFGCSEDKEQFGCLIKYSPLHNIHVPESNGVQYPAVLLLTGDHDDRVVPLHSLKYIATLQHVVGRNPRQTNPLFILVDTKSGHGAGKPTSKVIQEVADTYAFIARCLSLSWVK, encoded by the exons ATGACTGAGCTGTACGACTATCCCAAGTACAGCTGTCCTTTTAAGAGGGGAAGCAG GTACTTTCACTTCTACAACACAGGCCTGCAGAACCAGAGTGTGATGTACGTGCAGGAGAGCCTAGATGCCGAGCCCACCGTCTTCTTGGatccaaacacattttctgatgATGGGACTGTTGCCCTTCGAG GATATGCATTTTCTGAGGATGGGGAGTACCTTGCGTACGGCACCAGTGCCAGCGGGTCTGACTGGGTGGAGATCCACTTCCTGCAGGTTGAGGGCGCCGTGCCCCTCGAGGACCACCTGGAGCGAGTCAAATTCAGCTGCATGTCCTGGACTCATGACGGGAAGGGTCTCTTCTACAATTCCTACCCCGAGCAAGAGGGCAAAAGTGACG GCACTGAGACGTCCACGAACCTGCACCAGAAGCTGTACTTTCATGTTTTGGGAACTCCGCAGTCTGAGGACGTCCTGTGTGCCGAGTTTCCGGACCATCCCAGATGGATGTGTGGAGCCGAG GTATCAGATGATGGGCGTTATGTGCTGCTGCTGATCAGAGAGGGCTGTGATCCCGTCAACAGACTGTGGTACTGTGACCTGGAGACAACTCCTCAGGGGATTACAG GACTTTTGCCGTGGGTGAAGCTCATCGACAACTTTGACGCTGAGTATGAATACGTGACCAACGAGGGCACGTTGTTCACCTTCAAGACCAACTTGGACGCCCCGCGTTACAGACTCATCAACATCGACTTTGCCTCTCCCGATCAGAGCAACTGGAAGGAGCTCATTCCTCAGCATGACAAGGATGTTATTG TGTTCGCCACCTGTACATACGCCAGctatctgtttgtgtgtttcctccACGATGTGAAGAATGTGTTGAAGATGTACCGTCTGAGCTCGGGGGAGGAGCTGAGGACCTTCCCCCTCGATGTCGGCTCTATAGTGGGCTTCACGGGACGAAAGAGGGACTCTGAGATCTTCTACTatttcacctcctttttatCCCCAG CAATTATTTACCACTGTGACCTAACCAAGGATCCGCTGCAGCCACACATCTTCAGAGAAGTCACCGTCAAAGGCTTCAACCCCTCCGACTACCAGACCACCCAG ATCTTCTATCCCTCCAAGGACGGCACTCAGATACCCATGTTTATTGTTCACAAGAAGGGAATCAAGCTGGATGGCTCCCATCCGGGGTTTTTGTACGGCTACGGGGGCTTTAACATCTCCATCACGCCGAGCTACAGCGTCTCTCGGCTCATTTTTGTTCGACATCTGGGAGGAGTTTTAGCCGTCGCCAACATCCGAGGAGGGGGGGAGTACGGGGAGACCTGGCACAAAG ctgGTATGCTCTCGAGCAAGCAGAACTGCTTCACAGACTTCCAGTGTGCGGCCGAGTACCTCATCAAGGAAGGCTACACGTCTCCTTCCAAGCTGACCATAAACGGAGGCTCGAACGGCGGCCTGCTCGTTG CGGCCTGTGTGAATCAGCGGCCCGAGCTGTTCGGCTGCGCTGTGGCTCAGGTGGGCGTCATGGACATGCTGAAGTTCCACAAGTTCACCATCGGCCACGCGTGGACCACAGACTTCGGCTGCTCGGAAGACAAAGAGCAGTTTGGTTGCCTCATCAA ATACTCCCCGCTGCATAACATCCACGTCCCCGAAAGCAACGGGGTGCAGTACCCCGCCGTGCTGCTGCTGACGGGGGACCACGACGACCGGGTGGTGCCTCTCCACTCTCTGAAATACATCGCCACCCTGCAGCACGTCGTGGGCCGCAACCCCAGGCAGACCAACCCCCTGTTCATCCTCGTGGACACAAAGTCGGGCCACGGAGCCGGCAAACCCACCAGCAAAGTCATCCAGGAGGTGGCAGACACCTACGCCTTCATCGCTCGCTGTCTCAGCCTCTCCTGGGTCAAATAA